The following proteins are co-located in the Fusarium verticillioides 7600 chromosome 7, whole genome shotgun sequence genome:
- a CDS encoding 4-aminobutyrate aminotransferase (At least one base has a quality score < 10), with the protein MSAFRAGMAARPAVQAARAAPCRSFATSRSMRMAAVSEKTFFAGEPEAPTVKTAIPGPKTKSHMDELTKVFDTRSANMLVDYTKSKGNYIADPDGNVLLDVFAQIASIAVGYNNPALLNAASSPEMVNAIVNRPALGAFPSHDWADLLKSSLLTVAPKGLDNVFTAMAGSDANETAYKAAFMWRRQQERGGPEVDFSTKELDSAMDNHAPGSPDLSILSFKTGFHGRLFGSLSTTRSKAIHKVDIPAFDWPQATFPKLKYPLEENVEENKKIEQASLDEVEHLIKNWHLPPCAVVVEPVQSEGGDNHASPDFFRKLRALTKKHNILLIVDEVQTGIGATGKFWAHEHWNLETPPDIVTFSKKAQAAGFYYGDPAIRPNKPYRQFNTWMGDPARAILFKAIVDEINKNDLVNHTARVGDRLFKDLESLSKKYPGQIENLRGKGQGTFIAFDSPKRDQFLGEAKKLGVNIGGSGASAVRLRPMLIFQQKHADILVDTIEKIVKQ; encoded by the exons ATGTCGGCTTTCCGCGCTGGCATGGCCGCCCGGCCTGCTGTCCAAGCTGCCCGAGCTGCACCTTGCCGATCTTTCGCTACTTCGCGCAGCATGCGCATGGCTGCTGTCTCTGAGAAGACCTTCTTCGCTGGCGAGCCAGAGGCCCCTACGGTCAAGACAGCTATTCCTGgccccaagaccaagagtcATATGGATGAGCTCACCAAGGTCTTTGATACTCGGAGCGCAAACATGCTTGTCGACTAtaccaagagcaagggcAACTACATTGCCGACCCCGATGGCAACGTGCTTCTCGATGT CTTTGCCCAGATTGCTTCAATTGCAGTCGGCTATAACAACCCTGCCCTTCTCAATGCCGCCTCCAGCCCTGAGATGGTAAACGCCATTGTCAACCGACCTGCCCTCGGAGCCTTCCCCTCTCATGACTGGgccgatcttctcaagtccaGTCTTCTTACTGTTGCCCCCAAGGGTCTGGATAATGTCTTCACTGCCATGGCTGGCTCGGATGCGAACGAGACTGCCTACAAGGCCGCCTTTATGTGGCGCCGACAGCAGGAGCGTGGTGGCCCTGAGGTTGATTTCAGCAccaaggaacttgacagCGCTATGGATAACCACGCCCCCGGAAGCCCTGATCTTTCTATTCTTTCTTTCAAGACCGGCTTCCACGGTCGTCTCTTTGGATCGCTTTCTACTACCCGCTCCAAGGCTATCCACAAGGTCGACATCCCTGCTTTCGACTGGCCTCAAGCGACTTTCCCCAAGCTCAAATATCCTCTCGAGGAGAACGtggaggagaacaagaagatcgagcaAGCCAGTCTCGATGAGGTCGAGCACCTTATCAAGAACTGGCACCTACCTCCTTGCGCCGTTGTCGTCGAGCCAGTCCAGAGTGAAGGCGGTGACAATCACGCCTCGCCCGACTTCTTCCGCAAGCTGCGAGCCCTGACCAAGAAGCATAACATTCTGCTTATTGTCGACGAAGTCCAGACTGGCATCGGCGCTACTGGCAAGTTCTGGGCTCATGAGCACTGGAACCTCGAGACACCCCCTGATATCGTgaccttctccaagaaggctcAAGCTGCCGGTTTCTACTATGGCGACCCTGCTATCCGCCCCAACAAGCCTTACAGACAGTTCAATACATGGATGGGTGACCCTGCTCGtgccatcctcttcaaagccattgtcgaTGAAATCAACAAGAACGACCTCGTCAACCACACCGCACGAGTTGGTGATCGCCTCTTCAAGGACCTCGAGTCTCTTAGCAAGAAATACCCCGGTCAGATCGAGAACCTGCGTGGCAAGGGTCAAGGTACATTCATTGCCTTCGACAGCCCCAAGCGTGACCAGTTCCTAGGAGAGGCCAAGAAACTGGGTGTGAACATCGGTGGCAGTGGCGCCAGCGCCGTTCGTCTGCGACCTAtgctcatcttccagcagaAGCACGCTGATATCCTTGTGGACACAATTGAGAAGATTGTTAAGCAGTAA
- a CDS encoding chloride channel, other eukaryote — MNSYPFLDNKHKPIFTEDLADIVPRIRKERIIDITNSPVVPATSLRIKLELLHKAGELDGGLPIVRHGILVGLIPAPDLGYALDQLEDEATNLCLMDHVPSIDEDEGEHDPTDFTPYIDPAPVALDIRSPMDLVYELFAKLGLRYICVLKDGKYAGMTHKKTFVRYMREHEKDV; from the exons ATGAATTCATATCCATTCTTGGACAATAAGCATAAGCCGATCTTTACGGAAGACCTGGCTGACATTGTGCCACGGATTCGAAAAGAACGAATCATTGACATTACCAACTCGCCGGTTGTGCCTGCTACCAGCTTGAGAATCAAGCTCGAGCTTCTGCACAAGGCTGGCGAACTCGATGGAGGACTGCCAATTGTGCGGCATGGTATTTTGGTTGGGTTGATTCCTGCACCTGATCTTGGATACGCTCTTGATCAATTAGAAGACGAAGCAACGAATCTTTGCCTCATGGACCACGTTCCTAGcattgacgaagatgagggagaACATGATCCCACAGACTTTACACCTTACATAGATCCT GCACCTGTTGCATTGGATATCAGATCACCAATGGACTTGGTTTATGAGCTTTTCGCGAAGCTCGGACTCAGGTACATTTGTGTGCTGAAAGACGGCAAATACGCTGGAATG ACCCACAAGAAGACCTTTGTCAGATATATGCGGGAGCATGAGAAAGACGTTTAA
- a CDS encoding chloride channel, other eukaryote (At least one base has a quality score < 10), translating to MAGQDAEGSEPPSPRTTRRRNPLQRNASTGELDERTPLLTASRSRIRISEQSSTRQQKGSLSRDHSYIGAYHGSRNHSRHPSWSSRLVNALSDRHESSMAESKGTIFPDERMWYDQFTSTDWVHDAIADSYRVKELRSRKDFWGRVRIIFDGAQGWILSALCGFLVALMAYTVDVAESTVFDFKEGYCSKAWYLSRKRCCAEEVCEDWVRWAHVVNSLDSPSGDIWRSFAIYMAFVLTLALIACWMALWTKTVVPSAYQLTTLDENLAVDEPTQTYDDLNTSESSTPQPQPDPKPENPPMVYYSAAGSGVAEVRVILSGFVLHGFLGARTLMIKLVALILSVASGMSLGKEGPYVHMAACVGNILCRLFSKYDRNDGKRREVISAAAAAGVAVAFGAPLGGVLFGLEEVSYFFPAKTLFRTFFCCIVAALSLKFLNPYGTHKIVLFEVRYLVDWEYFELGSFIFVGIIGGALGALFIKASKYWAQSFRRIQLIKKHPLLEVLLVAMVTGLMSYWNALTKLPVAELLLNVASPCEGSSIDWEERTLCPGAIDEIPPILFELFVALLIKGFLTVITFGIKVPAGIYVPSMVVGGLMGRIVGHMVQWAVLRVHD from the exons atggcgGGACAAGATGCAGAAGGCTCCGAGCCGCCCTCACCACGCACTACGCGAAGACGGAATCCTTTACAGCGGAATGCTTCAACAGGAGAACTGGACGAGCGAACCCCCTTGCTCACAGCTTCAAGGTCGCGCATTCGTATTAGCGAGCAAAGCTCGACTCGTCAGCAAAAAGGATCCTTATCGCGGGACCACAGCTACATAG GTGCCTATCATGGCTCTCGAAATCATAGCCGGCATCCCTCGtggagctcaagactggTTAATGCCCTGTCCGACCGCCATGAGTCCTCTATGGCCGAATCGAAAGGCACAATTTTCCCCGATGAACGCATGTGGTACGATCAATTCACCAGTACCGACTGGGTGCATGACGCAATCGCCGATTCCTACAGGGTCAAGGAGCTTCGAAGTCGTAAGGACTTCTGGGGCAGGGTTCGCATTATCTTTGATGGCGCCCAGGGCTGGATTCTGAGTGCTCTCTGTGGCTTTCTCGTTGCATTGATGGCATACACAGTTGATGTTGCCGAATCTACTGTCTTTGATTTCAAGGAGGGCTACTGCAGCAAAGCTTGGTACCTCAGCAGAAAG AGGTGCTGCGCCGAGGAAGTCTGTGAGGACTGGGTCAGGTGGGCACATGTTGTGAACAGTCTAGACAGTCCTTCCGGAGACatctggagaagcttcgcGATTTACATGGCCTTTGTTCTCACACTTGCTCTTATTGCCTGTTGGATGGCACTGTGGACAAAAACAGTTGTCCCATCTGCGTATCAACTGACGACCCTAGATGAGAACCTGGCTGTCGATGAACCCACACAGACATATGACGACTTGAACACAAGTGAATCTTCGACACCTCAACCGCAACCCGATCCAAAGCCAGAGAATCCCCCCATGGTCTACTATTCTGCTGCTGGCAGTGGCGTTGCCGAGGTTCGCGTCATTCTCAGTGGCTTCGTTTTGCACGGTTTCCTGGGTgccaggaccttgatgatcAAATTGGTAGCACTGATTCTAAGTGTTGCTTCCGGTATGAGTCTCGGAAAGGAGGGCCCCTACGTTCACATGGCTGCCTGCGTGGGCAATATCTTGTGTCGATTATTCTCCAAGTACGATCGAAACGACGGAAAGCGGAGAGAGGTTATTTcagcagccgcagccgcagGAGTCGCCGTGGCATTTGGTGCGCCGCTAGGCGGAGTACTGTTcggccttgaagaagtttCGTACTTCTTCCCTGCAAAAACGCTGTTCCgaaccttcttctgctgtaTCGTCGCCGCGTTGTCCCTCAAATTCCTTAACCCCTACGGTACACACAAGATTGTTCTGTTTGAAGTGAGATATCTGGTCGACTGGGAGTATTTCGAGCTTGGGAGCTTCATATTTGTGGGCATCATTGGCGGTGCACTGGGCGCGCTCTTTATCAAAGCCTCTAAATACTGGGCCCAATCGTTCAGAAGGATCCAGTTGATCAAAAAGCACCCTCTGCTGGAGGTACTGCTTGTAGCAATGGTAACAGGATTGATGAGCTATTGGAATGCTCTGACAAAGCTCCCTGTTGCTGAGTTGCTTCTCAATGTCGCATCGCCGTGCGAGGGTTCCAGCATTGACTGGGAAGAACGAACATTGTGTCCTGGGGCTATTGATGAGATCCCCCCTATTCTCTTTGAACTGTTTGTGGCTCTCTTGATCAAGGGCTTCCTTACCGTTATCACTTTCGGCATT AAAGTTCCTGCTGGAATCTATGTACCATCTATGGTTGTTGGAGGCTTGATGGGCCGGATAGTCGGCCATATGGTGCAATGGGCCGTGCTACGTGTCCACGATTGA